Proteins co-encoded in one Streptomyces roseochromogenus subsp. oscitans DS 12.976 genomic window:
- a CDS encoding GntR family transcriptional regulator, whose product MDYPNDQAPGAPVRSGIPEHGRIPKYYAVKARIAALLDELGEDSVIPTERDLAERYDVARETVRQAVRELVLEGRLRRKGRGTVVAGPKLAQPLSLASYTEGVRRQGRTPGRTLVTLDRFPCPEALAAETGLTRGEPVWHLERVLLADDERVGLESTYVSVERVPGLRSDFDPDSSFYAYLKAQGIDFGDADERIETVLATPREALLIGTPPALPMLLIHRVSRDTEGRPLERVRTLYRGDRFSFTTHLKG is encoded by the coding sequence GTGGACTACCCGAACGACCAGGCCCCCGGCGCCCCCGTCCGCTCCGGCATTCCCGAGCACGGGCGTATCCCCAAGTACTACGCGGTGAAGGCACGGATCGCCGCGCTACTGGACGAGCTGGGGGAGGACAGCGTCATCCCCACCGAGCGGGATCTCGCCGAGCGGTACGACGTCGCCCGCGAGACCGTGCGGCAGGCCGTACGAGAGCTGGTGCTGGAGGGGCGGCTGAGGCGAAAGGGGCGCGGCACCGTCGTCGCCGGGCCCAAGCTGGCCCAGCCGCTGTCCCTCGCCAGCTACACCGAGGGTGTACGACGGCAGGGCCGTACGCCCGGTCGTACGCTCGTCACCCTCGACCGCTTCCCCTGCCCGGAGGCCCTCGCCGCCGAGACCGGGCTCACCCGGGGCGAACCGGTCTGGCACCTGGAGCGGGTGCTGCTCGCCGACGACGAGCGGGTCGGCCTGGAGAGCACCTACGTCTCCGTCGAGCGGGTGCCGGGTCTGCGGAGCGACTTCGACCCGGACTCCTCCTTCTACGCCTATCTGAAGGCCCAGGGCATCGACTTCGGCGACGCCGACGAGCGCATCGAGACCGTGCTGGCTACGCCCCGGGAGGCCCTGCTCATCGGCACCCCGCCGGCCCTGCCGATGCTGCTGATCCACCGGGTGTCGCGGGACACCGAGGGGCGGCCGCTGGAGCGCGTGCGCACCCTGTACCGAGGCGACCGGTTCTCCTTCACAACCCACCTCAAGGGCTGA
- a CDS encoding TIGR03364 family FAD-dependent oxidoreductase codes for MKVTVVGAGVVGTMHAWHAIQRGHQVVQIERETEARGASLRNFGQIWVSGRAGGEELETALRARELWEGVGARVPALGFRANGSLTPVRGALELAVAEAAVARPDAAARGYKLLTPAEARALNPALRGDFTAALYCERDAAVEPRTAQLALRAELLKSPNYTFLPGREVREVVGAGTVRDDHGDVHQADMAVLCTGAWLGGLVRELAGPELPVRRVRLQMMQTDPLGEPLTTSVADADSFRYYPAYASPALDALNAGRPQAHTAAEHKMQLLMVQRADGGLTIGDTHEYEHPFAFDTVEEPYEHLAGVVESLLGRPLPRIRRRWAGVYAQCTEPGRVVHRQRVRDGVWLVTGPGGRGMTCAPAIAETTANELGW; via the coding sequence GTGAAAGTGACAGTCGTCGGAGCAGGCGTGGTGGGCACCATGCACGCCTGGCACGCAATACAGCGTGGCCACCAGGTCGTCCAGATCGAGCGCGAGACCGAGGCGCGCGGCGCCTCGCTGCGCAACTTCGGGCAGATCTGGGTCAGCGGCCGCGCAGGCGGAGAAGAGCTGGAGACCGCGCTGCGGGCGCGTGAGCTGTGGGAGGGCGTCGGTGCACGCGTGCCGGCGCTGGGCTTCAGGGCGAACGGGTCCCTGACCCCCGTCCGCGGCGCCCTGGAACTGGCCGTCGCCGAGGCCGCCGTGGCCCGGCCGGACGCCGCCGCCCGCGGCTACAAGCTCCTCACCCCCGCTGAGGCCCGCGCCCTCAACCCCGCCCTGCGGGGCGACTTCACCGCCGCCCTGTACTGTGAGCGGGACGCGGCCGTCGAGCCGCGCACCGCCCAACTCGCCCTGCGCGCCGAGCTGTTGAAGTCCCCGAACTACACCTTCCTGCCGGGCCGTGAGGTCCGCGAGGTGGTCGGCGCCGGAACCGTCCGGGACGACCACGGGGACGTACACCAGGCCGACATGGCCGTCCTGTGCACCGGCGCCTGGCTCGGCGGACTGGTCCGCGAGCTGGCCGGGCCCGAGCTGCCCGTGCGCAGAGTCCGCCTGCAGATGATGCAGACCGACCCGCTGGGCGAGCCGCTCACCACCTCGGTCGCGGATGCCGACAGCTTCCGCTACTACCCGGCCTACGCCTCCCCGGCACTGGACGCGCTCAACGCCGGCCGGCCCCAGGCGCACACCGCCGCCGAGCACAAGATGCAGCTGCTCATGGTGCAGCGCGCCGACGGCGGCCTGACCATCGGCGACACCCACGAGTACGAGCACCCCTTCGCCTTCGACACCGTCGAGGAGCCGTACGAGCACCTGGCCGGCGTCGTCGAGTCCCTGCTCGGCCGGCCGCTGCCGCGCATCCGCCGCCGCTGGGCGGGCGTGTACGCGCAGTGCACCGAGCCCGGCCGCGTGGTGCACCGCCAGCGGGTGCGCGACGGGGTGTGGCTGGTCACCGGGCCCGGCGGGCGCGGCATGACCTGCGCCCCCGCGATAGCCGAGACCACCGCGAACGAACTGGGCTGGTGA
- a CDS encoding phosphonatase-like hydrolase, producing the protein MTDIRLVVLDMAGTTVADGGLVERAFEAAATELGVAPGSAEHAEHLSYVRATMGESKISVFRYLFGDEDRAQRANTAFEKAYGGLVDAGLIAPVPGAREAIEELAAGGRTVVLTTGFARVTQDAILDALGWRDLVPLTLCPADAGGRGRPYPDMVLEAFVRTKAAEDVRQIAVVGDTSYDVLSGVRAGAGLVAGVRTGAHGDEAFRAAGATHVLDSVADLPALLPGAH; encoded by the coding sequence ATGACCGACATCCGCCTCGTCGTCCTCGACATGGCCGGCACGACCGTCGCCGACGGCGGACTGGTCGAGCGCGCCTTCGAGGCGGCCGCCACCGAACTGGGTGTCGCACCCGGCTCGGCCGAGCACGCCGAACACCTCTCCTACGTCCGCGCCACCATGGGCGAGTCCAAGATCTCCGTCTTCCGGTACCTGTTCGGCGACGAGGACCGCGCCCAGCGCGCCAACACCGCCTTCGAGAAGGCGTACGGCGGTCTCGTCGACGCCGGGCTGATCGCGCCCGTGCCCGGGGCCCGCGAGGCCATCGAGGAACTCGCCGCCGGCGGTCGTACCGTCGTCCTGACCACCGGCTTCGCCCGCGTCACCCAGGACGCCATCCTCGACGCCCTCGGCTGGCGGGACCTCGTCCCGCTCACCCTGTGCCCGGCCGACGCCGGCGGGCGCGGCAGGCCGTACCCGGACATGGTCCTGGAGGCCTTCGTCCGCACCAAGGCCGCCGAGGACGTACGCCAGATCGCGGTCGTCGGGGACACCTCCTACGACGTGCTGAGTGGCGTACGCGCCGGGGCCGGGCTGGTCGCCGGGGTGCGCACCGGCGCCCACGGCGACGAGGCGTTCCGCGCCGCCGGTGCCACACACGTCCTCGATTCCGTCGCCGACCTGCCCGCCCTGCTCCCGGGAGCGCACTGA
- a CDS encoding ABC transporter ATP-binding protein, translating into MGIRFDSVTVAYDRNIVLDSLDLTVEPGEVMALLGPSGSGKTTALRAVAGFVRPVSGRVLLGGRDVTDLPPYRRGIGMVVQQYALFPHMRVDENVAFGLKARKHPRISKSETRQRVAEALEMTGMAAYARRHPRELSGGQQQRVAIARALAIRPAVLLLDEPLSALDTQLRSGMLAELARLHRELPDVSMLYVTHDQVEALTLADRIAVMDKAKLRACGTPRELYRAPTDEFTASFVGGANLVPVTVGCGAVSFAGTELKVGTEGVLAGARATLCVRPHLVGLGQGPNQLAGVVREIQWRGATHRLYVDVDGHTVMADLRELKDPPAYGDSVTLHFASEDAVLLPAGVTHA; encoded by the coding sequence ATGGGCATCCGCTTCGACTCCGTCACCGTCGCCTACGACCGCAACATCGTGCTGGACTCGCTCGACCTGACCGTCGAGCCCGGCGAGGTCATGGCGCTGCTCGGGCCGTCCGGATCCGGCAAGACCACCGCGCTGCGGGCGGTCGCCGGGTTCGTGCGGCCCGTGTCCGGGCGGGTGCTTCTCGGCGGCCGGGACGTGACGGACCTGCCGCCGTACCGGCGGGGCATCGGCATGGTCGTACAGCAGTACGCGCTCTTCCCGCATATGCGGGTCGACGAGAACGTGGCCTTCGGGCTCAAGGCCCGCAAGCACCCCAGGATCTCCAAGAGCGAGACACGGCAGCGGGTCGCCGAGGCGCTGGAGATGACCGGCATGGCCGCCTACGCCCGCCGCCACCCGCGCGAGCTGTCCGGCGGACAGCAGCAGCGGGTCGCCATCGCCCGCGCGCTCGCCATCCGGCCCGCCGTACTGCTCCTCGACGAGCCGCTGTCCGCGCTGGACACCCAGCTGCGGTCCGGAATGCTCGCCGAACTCGCCCGGCTGCACCGTGAGTTGCCGGACGTGTCGATGCTGTACGTCACCCACGACCAGGTCGAGGCACTGACGCTGGCCGACCGGATCGCCGTCATGGACAAGGCGAAGCTGCGTGCATGCGGGACGCCGAGGGAGCTGTACCGGGCACCCACCGATGAGTTCACGGCGTCCTTCGTGGGCGGCGCGAATCTGGTGCCGGTGACCGTGGGTTGTGGGGCTGTCTCCTTCGCGGGCACCGAGCTGAAGGTCGGCACCGAGGGGGTGCTCGCCGGGGCACGGGCCACGCTGTGCGTACGGCCGCATCTGGTCGGGCTGGGACAGGGGCCCAATCAACTCGCCGGTGTCGTACGGGAGATCCAGTGGCGGGGAGCCACGCACCGGCTGTACGTGGACGTCGACGGGCACACGGTCATGGCGGACCTGCGTGAACTCAAGGATCCGCCGGCGTACGGAGACTCGGTGACGCTGCACTTCGCTTCCGAGGACGCGGTGCTGCTGCCCGCCGGAGTCACCCATGCATAG
- a CDS encoding 2-aminoethylphosphonate ABC transporter permease subunit, with the protein MHRRLLWALPPVALLALFFLYPLALVVQQSFQPDSGGTSLQPYADVFASAGFRNALWTTIWLALASTAGCLVLGFLLSLVISFVPFPGAKAVARFIDVYLSFPSFLITLALLFIYGTTGIIGSFQFLTTPWGVLLAEVTYFTPFVMRPLLAAFSQLDTAQLEAASSLGARAPRIVRQVILPEALPALATGGSLVLVLCLNEFGIVLFTGAKGVTTLPMLVYSKAILESDYPGACVVAVVNVLISVGLYGLYRVVSRRAGA; encoded by the coding sequence ATGCATAGGCGCCTGTTGTGGGCCCTGCCCCCGGTGGCCCTCCTCGCCCTCTTCTTCCTCTACCCCCTCGCCCTCGTCGTCCAGCAGTCCTTCCAGCCGGACTCCGGCGGCACCTCACTCCAGCCGTACGCCGACGTCTTCGCCTCCGCAGGCTTCCGTAACGCGCTGTGGACCACCATCTGGCTGGCCTTGGCCTCCACCGCTGGTTGCCTGGTGCTGGGATTCCTGCTCTCGCTGGTCATCTCGTTTGTGCCGTTCCCCGGAGCGAAAGCGGTGGCGCGGTTCATCGATGTGTATCTGTCCTTCCCGTCCTTCCTCATCACGCTGGCGCTGCTGTTCATCTACGGCACCACAGGCATCATCGGGTCCTTCCAGTTCCTCACCACGCCCTGGGGGGTGCTCCTGGCGGAGGTCACCTACTTCACGCCGTTCGTGATGAGGCCGCTGCTCGCCGCGTTCTCGCAGCTGGACACCGCGCAGCTGGAGGCGGCCAGTTCGCTGGGCGCCCGGGCGCCGCGGATCGTGCGGCAGGTGATCCTGCCCGAGGCGCTGCCCGCGCTCGCGACCGGCGGAAGCCTCGTCCTCGTGCTCTGTCTCAACGAGTTCGGGATCGTGCTGTTCACCGGCGCGAAGGGGGTCACCACCCTGCCGATGCTCGTCTACAGCAAGGCGATCCTGGAGTCCGACTATCCGGGCGCGTGTGTGGTCGCCGTCGTCAACGTCCTGATCTCCGTGGGGCTGTACGGCCTCTACCGGGTGGTGAGCCGTCGTGCTGGTGCATAG
- a CDS encoding ABC transporter permease, producing the protein MLVHSRGAKWAVWAVFLLLFLPLFALPLLVVLGASFATHWSGVLPSGLTTADYRAATRGEALQALTTSLLTATAASLLALAVGTWAALAGAALKKRYRRILDALFVLPVAVPSVVVGLSVLVAFSKPPMLLNGTRWIVILAHTVLVTAFAHQSVSAAITRLDPAYEQAAASLGARPSHVLWRVRLPLLLPSLTAAAGLCFALSMGELSATMMLYPPDWTPLPVLIYAATDRGALFTGSAVAVVLMAATLLVLFAVSRVRTRASYR; encoded by the coding sequence GTGCTGGTGCATAGCCGGGGGGCCAAGTGGGCGGTATGGGCGGTGTTCCTGCTGCTCTTCCTGCCGCTGTTCGCCCTTCCCCTCCTCGTCGTCCTCGGCGCCTCCTTCGCCACCCACTGGTCCGGCGTCCTGCCCTCGGGCCTGACCACGGCCGACTACCGTGCCGCCACCCGCGGCGAGGCTCTGCAGGCGCTCACCACCAGCCTGCTCACCGCCACCGCGGCCAGCTTGCTCGCGCTGGCCGTCGGCACCTGGGCCGCGCTGGCCGGGGCGGCGCTGAAGAAGCGGTACCGGCGCATCCTCGATGCCCTCTTCGTGCTGCCCGTCGCCGTGCCCTCCGTCGTCGTAGGACTGTCGGTCCTTGTGGCGTTCTCCAAGCCGCCGATGCTGCTGAACGGCACCCGGTGGATCGTGATCCTCGCGCACACCGTGCTGGTCACGGCCTTCGCCCACCAGTCCGTGTCGGCGGCGATCACCCGCCTCGACCCGGCCTACGAACAGGCCGCCGCCTCCCTCGGCGCCCGGCCGTCCCATGTGCTGTGGCGGGTACGGCTGCCGTTGCTGCTTCCCTCGCTCACCGCCGCCGCCGGCCTCTGCTTCGCCCTGTCCATGGGCGAGCTGAGCGCCACGATGATGCTCTATCCGCCCGACTGGACCCCGCTGCCCGTCCTGATCTACGCGGCCACCGACCGCGGCGCCCTGTTCACCGGCTCCGCCGTAGCCGTGGTGCTGATGGCCGCGACCCTGCTCGTCCTGTTCGCCGTCTCCCGGGTCCGCACCCGGGCGTCATACCGCTGA
- a CDS encoding 2-aminoethylphosphonate ABC transporter substrate-binding protein, with product MPRTRITLAIALALLATPALSACGGSSSSASDAKEVTVYSADGLKGEKGDGWYDKVFADFTKQTGIKVKYVEGGSGEIVQRAVREKSNPQADVLVTLPPFIQQAGAKGLLEKYEPKDAGRVSGADKATDGTWTSVVDNYFGFVYNKKELTQAPKTWDELLDAKYKNKLQYSTPGVAGDGTAVLIKAMHDFGGKDQALAYLKKLQANNVGPSASTGKLAPKVDKGELLVANGDVQMNYAQSKTMPGLGIWFPADKNGKRTTFALPYAAGLVTKAPHTENGKKLLDFMLAQKQQQEVSEIGGGFAARQDVKATDANAIALTKLMDGVDFFEPDWNDINKNLTSYVEDWKSATGS from the coding sequence ATGCCCAGAACCCGCATCACGCTCGCCATAGCCCTCGCTCTCCTCGCCACCCCCGCGCTGTCCGCCTGCGGCGGTTCCTCCTCCTCCGCCTCCGACGCCAAGGAAGTCACCGTCTACAGCGCCGACGGCCTCAAGGGCGAGAAGGGCGACGGCTGGTACGACAAGGTCTTCGCGGACTTCACCAAGCAGACCGGTATCAAGGTCAAGTACGTCGAGGGCGGCTCCGGCGAGATCGTGCAGCGCGCCGTCCGCGAGAAGAGCAACCCGCAGGCCGATGTGCTGGTCACCCTCCCGCCCTTCATCCAGCAGGCCGGAGCCAAGGGCCTGCTGGAGAAGTACGAGCCCAAGGACGCAGGCCGGGTCAGCGGCGCCGACAAGGCCACGGACGGCACCTGGACCTCGGTCGTCGACAACTACTTCGGCTTCGTCTACAACAAGAAGGAGCTGACGCAGGCCCCCAAGACATGGGACGAGCTGCTCGACGCCAAGTACAAGAACAAGCTGCAGTACTCCACCCCGGGTGTCGCCGGTGACGGCACCGCCGTCCTGATCAAGGCGATGCACGACTTCGGCGGCAAGGACCAGGCCCTCGCCTACCTGAAGAAGCTGCAGGCCAACAACGTCGGCCCGTCCGCCTCCACCGGCAAGCTCGCGCCCAAGGTCGACAAGGGTGAACTGCTCGTCGCCAACGGCGATGTGCAGATGAACTACGCCCAGTCCAAGACCATGCCGGGCCTCGGCATCTGGTTCCCGGCCGACAAGAACGGCAAGCGCACCACCTTCGCCCTGCCCTACGCGGCCGGCCTGGTCACCAAGGCCCCGCACACCGAGAACGGCAAGAAGCTGCTCGACTTCATGCTCGCGCAGAAGCAGCAGCAGGAGGTCAGCGAGATCGGCGGCGGCTTCGCGGCCCGCCAGGACGTCAAGGCCACCGACGCGAACGCCATCGCCCTCACCAAGCTGATGGACGGCGTCGACTTCTTCGAGCCCGACTGGAACGACATCAACAAGAACCTCACGTCCTACGTCGAGGACTGGAAGTCGGCGACCGGCAGCTGA
- a CDS encoding HAD-IIA family hydrolase, translating into MADRKPIESWLTDMDGVLIHEGVPIPGADAFVKKLRESGRPFLVLTNNSIYTARDLHARLNRMGLEVPVENIWTSALATAQFLSDQRPGGSAYVIGEAGLTTALHDIGYILTDHDPDFVILGETRTYSFEALTKAVRLINDGARFIATNPDNVGPSTEGDLPATGSVAALITAATGKKPYFVGKPNPLMMRAGLNAIGAHSETSAMIGDRMDTDVLAGLEAGMRTFLVLSGVTQPDDVDGYPFRPSQVVDSIADLVDLV; encoded by the coding sequence ATGGCAGACCGCAAGCCCATCGAGTCATGGCTCACCGACATGGACGGCGTCCTGATCCACGAGGGGGTGCCGATCCCCGGCGCCGACGCCTTCGTGAAGAAGCTGCGTGAGTCCGGCCGGCCCTTCCTTGTGCTCACCAACAACTCCATCTACACCGCCCGCGACCTGCACGCCCGGCTGAACCGCATGGGCCTGGAGGTGCCGGTGGAGAACATCTGGACCTCGGCGCTCGCCACCGCCCAGTTCCTGAGCGACCAGCGGCCCGGCGGCAGCGCCTACGTCATCGGCGAGGCCGGACTGACCACGGCACTGCACGACATCGGCTACATCCTCACCGACCACGACCCCGACTTCGTGATCCTCGGCGAGACCCGCACCTACTCCTTCGAGGCCCTGACCAAGGCCGTACGGCTGATCAACGACGGCGCACGGTTCATCGCCACCAATCCCGACAACGTCGGCCCGTCCACCGAGGGCGACCTACCCGCCACCGGCTCGGTCGCCGCCCTGATCACCGCCGCGACCGGCAAGAAGCCGTACTTCGTCGGCAAGCCCAACCCGCTGATGATGCGCGCCGGCCTGAACGCGATCGGCGCCCACTCCGAGACCTCCGCGATGATCGGCGACCGCATGGACACCGATGTCCTCGCGGGCCTGGAGGCCGGAATGCGCACCTTCCTGGTGCTCAGCGGCGTCACCCAGCCCGACGACGTCGATGGCTACCCCTTCCGCCCCTCCCAGGTCGTCGACTCCATCGCCGATCTGGTCGACCTGGTCTGA
- a CDS encoding class F sortase, protein MSDERERTSGTGRLITGLAWALLLLGLWLWGRALTDVPRGADTPATGGVFALGSQDPALLPRAAQPLGDALPQRVDIPQLGVRAPVVSRGLDTQGAVDPPPLDQPGVVGWYGAGPEPGARGAALLVGHVDTETRPAVFYKLSTLKPGASVRVVRSDGKVATFTIDDVRVLPRAGFDAHQAYGPHRPGRAELRLITCGGTFDRASRSYTANVVVSAYLTGTTR, encoded by the coding sequence ATGTCCGACGAGCGCGAACGCACCAGCGGTACCGGGCGGCTGATCACCGGCCTGGCCTGGGCGCTGCTGCTGCTCGGGCTGTGGCTGTGGGGGCGCGCGCTGACCGACGTACCGCGAGGCGCGGACACCCCCGCCACGGGCGGCGTGTTCGCCCTCGGCTCCCAGGACCCCGCCCTGCTGCCCCGCGCAGCCCAGCCGCTCGGGGACGCCCTGCCCCAGCGCGTCGACATCCCCCAACTGGGCGTGCGGGCACCGGTGGTGAGCCGCGGCCTGGACACCCAGGGTGCCGTGGACCCGCCGCCCCTCGACCAGCCGGGCGTGGTCGGCTGGTACGGCGCCGGCCCCGAACCCGGCGCCCGGGGAGCGGCACTCCTGGTCGGGCACGTCGACACCGAGACCCGGCCCGCGGTCTTCTACAAGCTCAGCACCCTCAAGCCCGGCGCATCGGTCCGGGTGGTCCGTTCGGACGGCAAGGTCGCTACGTTCACCATCGACGACGTACGCGTCCTGCCCCGCGCCGGCTTCGACGCCCACCAGGCCTACGGCCCCCATCGGCCCGGCCGTGCCGAACTCCGCCTCATCACCTGCGGCGGCACCTTCGACCGCGCCAGCCGCAGCTACACGGCCAACGTGGTGGTGTCCGCGTACCTCACCGGAACCACCCGCTGA
- a CDS encoding glycoside hydrolase family 6 protein, with the protein MYDSRGARSSVRASAAAVLGAALLLAGCSSGGGDENGDSGGRITQQPKAADPFWVNPDGTAARQLTAYTKSGDKTKAEQIRKIAEQPTGEWIGPENPENEARGFTEAAQKSDRTALLVLYDIPHRDCGQYSQGGAADGNAYRAWIDGVVRGIEDRSAIVILEPDAVRHLADGCTPAQFHEERYDLLKGAIARLKSLKNTKVYLDAGNAGWGHPDQILQPLQQAGIAQADGFSVNVSNFYSTQDSLAYGKQLSSKLGGKHFVIDTSRNGNGPYTSGDPAQRWCNPPGRALGEPPTTKTADPLVDAYLWVKRPGESDGTCKGGPKAGDWWASYALALAENSK; encoded by the coding sequence ATGTACGACAGCAGGGGGGCCCGGTCTTCCGTACGGGCGTCGGCAGCGGCCGTGCTGGGGGCGGCACTGCTGCTCGCCGGATGCTCCTCCGGCGGTGGGGACGAGAACGGCGACTCCGGGGGCCGGATCACCCAACAGCCCAAGGCCGCCGACCCGTTCTGGGTGAACCCGGACGGCACCGCGGCCCGCCAGCTCACCGCCTACACCAAGTCCGGCGACAAGACGAAGGCCGAGCAGATCCGGAAGATCGCCGAGCAGCCGACGGGGGAGTGGATCGGCCCGGAGAACCCGGAGAACGAGGCCCGCGGCTTCACCGAGGCCGCCCAGAAGTCCGACCGCACGGCCCTGCTCGTCCTCTACGACATCCCGCACCGCGACTGCGGCCAGTACTCCCAGGGCGGCGCCGCCGACGGCAACGCCTACCGCGCCTGGATCGACGGCGTGGTCCGGGGCATCGAGGACCGTTCCGCCATCGTGATCCTGGAACCGGACGCCGTACGCCACCTTGCCGACGGCTGCACCCCGGCCCAGTTCCACGAGGAGCGCTACGACCTCCTCAAGGGCGCGATCGCCAGGCTCAAGTCCCTGAAGAACACCAAGGTCTACCTGGACGCGGGCAACGCCGGCTGGGGCCACCCCGACCAGATCCTCCAGCCCCTCCAGCAGGCCGGCATCGCCCAGGCCGACGGCTTCTCCGTCAACGTCTCCAACTTCTACTCCACGCAGGACTCCCTCGCCTACGGCAAGCAACTCTCGTCGAAGCTGGGCGGCAAACACTTCGTCATCGACACCAGCCGCAACGGCAACGGCCCCTACACGTCCGGCGACCCGGCCCAGCGCTGGTGCAACCCGCCGGGCCGAGCCCTGGGAGAGCCTCCGACAACGAAAACGGCAGACCCCCTGGTGGACGCCTACCTGTGGGTCAAGAGGCCGGGCGAGTCCGACGGCACGTGCAAGGGCGGGCCGAAGGCAGGGGACTGGTGGGCGAGTTATGCACTCGCCCTTGCCGAGAACAGCAAGTGA